One Lacticaseibacillus rhamnosus genomic window carries:
- a CDS encoding MurR/RpiR family transcriptional regulator, which produces MPEDIFILIESCRLNFTAVEQVIADYHLSKQPAMTIDKSSAHLAVSKASITRFCKKIGLSNYKELVFLYKLSLNQETTDLSVSSKITAAYHSLATRSDSHYSQAVIDAFCERLHQHRIIHFFGKGFNSYAGADFQFKFSRVGKYVRVITDENSILMSANFANQDELIMVASLRGDDEELLKAMKIAKQRQVPILLITSNRYSQLVTHADVTLIAASLTKEEALGNISPQIPILIQLDMVYERYIHLYADAVSQWLASEQILHK; this is translated from the coding sequence ATGCCAGAAGATATTTTTATTTTAATCGAGTCGTGTCGGTTGAACTTCACTGCTGTGGAACAGGTGATCGCCGACTACCATTTGAGTAAACAACCGGCGATGACCATTGATAAATCATCTGCGCACTTAGCGGTATCAAAAGCTTCTATTACGCGGTTTTGCAAGAAGATCGGTTTGAGTAATTACAAAGAGTTGGTCTTTCTTTACAAGCTGTCTTTAAATCAGGAAACGACTGATTTATCCGTATCCTCAAAAATCACGGCAGCCTATCATTCGCTTGCAACCCGCAGTGACAGTCATTATTCACAAGCAGTCATTGATGCTTTTTGTGAACGGCTGCATCAACATAGAATCATTCATTTTTTTGGTAAAGGCTTCAATTCTTACGCTGGCGCCGATTTCCAGTTCAAGTTTTCCCGAGTCGGCAAGTATGTCCGTGTGATTACTGATGAAAATTCGATTTTGATGTCCGCCAATTTTGCGAACCAAGATGAGTTAATCATGGTGGCTAGTTTACGTGGGGATGACGAAGAGTTGCTGAAAGCGATGAAAATTGCCAAGCAGCGGCAGGTACCGATTCTATTGATTACGTCTAATCGTTATTCACAACTTGTTACCCATGCAGACGTGACGCTTATTGCTGCCAGTTTGACCAAAGAAGAGGCTTTAGGCAATATCTCACCACAAATTCCGATTTTGATTCAGTTGGATATGGTTTATGAGCGCTATATCCATTTATATGCCGATGCCGTTTCTCAATGGTTGGCGTCGGAACAAATTTTACACAAGTAA
- the trpA gene encoding tryptophan synthase subunit alpha has product MSNLAAIFKNHKAFIPFVVADDPDLDTTVKNIVALAHGGADIVELGIPFSDPVADGPVIQAADLRAFAANVRTKTVFEIVEAARKKTAVPIVFLTYLNIVFKYGYDTFLKRCAELKVSGLVIPDLPYESRAEIVPFAEKYGIDIIPLITPTSGHRIEKIAKSASGFIYVVSSVGITGERDEFFTGLKTLVTEIKRYTDVPTAIGFGIHTPQQAQTMASIADGVIIGSAIVDIVAKEAQNAPAAIEQFTKAIRAAVDTQKQTESVVSRNA; this is encoded by the coding sequence ATGAGTAATTTAGCTGCCATCTTCAAAAATCATAAAGCTTTCATCCCTTTTGTCGTTGCGGACGACCCGGACTTGGATACCACTGTCAAAAACATTGTTGCCCTTGCACATGGCGGCGCGGATATTGTCGAATTGGGTATCCCCTTTTCTGACCCGGTTGCGGATGGGCCAGTGATTCAGGCTGCGGACCTGCGCGCATTTGCTGCCAACGTGCGCACCAAAACCGTTTTTGAAATCGTTGAAGCAGCGCGGAAGAAAACCGCAGTGCCGATCGTGTTTCTGACTTACTTAAACATCGTCTTTAAGTACGGCTACGATACCTTTTTGAAGCGTTGCGCCGAGCTAAAGGTTAGCGGTCTGGTGATCCCCGATCTGCCATACGAAAGTCGCGCTGAAATTGTGCCGTTTGCAGAAAAGTATGGCATTGATATTATCCCGTTAATCACACCGACTTCTGGCCACCGGATCGAAAAAATTGCCAAAAGTGCTTCTGGTTTCATCTACGTGGTTTCCTCTGTGGGCATCACCGGTGAACGGGACGAATTTTTCACCGGTCTAAAAACGTTGGTTACGGAAATCAAACGCTACACTGATGTGCCAACAGCAATCGGCTTCGGTATCCATACCCCGCAACAAGCCCAAACCATGGCGTCGATTGCGGATGGCGTCATTATCGGCAGCGCCATCGTGGACATTGTCGCCAAGGAAGCGCAAAACGCCCCCGCTGCGATTGAGCAGTTTACAAAGGCGATTCGGGCAGCGGTTGATACGCAAAAGCAAACCGAGTCTGTCGTTAGTAGGAATGCTTAA
- a CDS encoding phosphoribosylanthranilate isomerase, which yields MVKVKICGLMHPEDILAINAAQADFAGFVFASGRHHVTLEQAVALRKLLHPDIQPVGVFVHESVADILAIYQAGAIEIAQLHRTSTPTEIKQLQHAGLQVIQVFERQAIDLTSPADYLMVDSGKGSGQLLNLAAIPHITRPLILAGGLTPENVARAIQVVHPTIVDVSSGVETAGHKDAHKIHQFTQNAKEEIIYENTK from the coding sequence ATGGTAAAAGTGAAAATCTGCGGCTTAATGCATCCCGAAGATATTTTAGCCATCAATGCTGCTCAAGCGGATTTCGCCGGGTTCGTTTTTGCTTCCGGACGGCATCACGTCACCCTGGAGCAGGCAGTGGCTTTACGCAAGTTACTCCATCCCGATATTCAACCAGTGGGCGTTTTCGTTCATGAATCGGTCGCCGATATTCTGGCGATTTATCAAGCCGGCGCCATTGAAATTGCGCAGCTGCATCGAACAAGTACACCAACCGAAATTAAGCAGCTGCAACACGCTGGCCTGCAAGTCATCCAGGTCTTTGAACGCCAGGCAATTGACTTAACTTCGCCGGCTGATTATCTCATGGTCGACAGCGGAAAAGGTAGTGGCCAACTGCTCAATCTAGCGGCTATTCCACACATCACGCGACCACTGATTCTAGCCGGTGGTCTGACGCCGGAAAACGTTGCCCGTGCCATTCAAGTCGTCCACCCTACTATCGTTGACGTGTCCAGCGGCGTTGAAACTGCCGGTCACAAAGATGCGCATAAAATTCATCAATTTACTCAAAACGCAAAAGAGGAAATCATTTATGAAAACACTAAATGA
- a CDS encoding glycoside hydrolase family 1 protein, with amino-acid sequence MKKFPENFLWGAAMSAPQTEGQSLNFGKSATTWDYWFQTAPEKFHQQQGPAITSDVYGQYLKDCQRMQEIGLNSVRTSISWARLLPDGKTVNPQAVAFYRQYFTAMRDHGVEPIINLFHFDMPMWLMARGGWESREAIAAFAFYAQTSFELFGDLVKKWTTFNEPLVHVECGYLHQYHYPAVVDFKRAVQVAYHTLLAHKAAVAKFRNALPSGEIGIILNISPTYPKSEATADMLAARRSDLLNTRSFLDPAVLGTIPDELVALLSENELLPVTKPEDQALIKDHIVDFIGLNYYQPRRVQAPTAPKTPAQMPADFYQPYDWPAKKINPHRGWEIYPKALYDVAMMMKNDYHNMPWYVSENGMGVANEEAFMADNGEIQDDYRIAFMKEHLNYLHQGIREGSNCFGYHAWTFVDCWSWLNGYKNRYGFYRLDLATGQRSMKKSGRWMGQVSENNGF; translated from the coding sequence ATGAAGAAATTTCCCGAGAACTTTTTGTGGGGCGCTGCAATGTCGGCACCGCAAACAGAAGGCCAGAGTTTAAATTTCGGAAAATCAGCCACCACCTGGGATTACTGGTTTCAAACCGCACCGGAGAAGTTTCACCAGCAACAAGGACCAGCGATCACATCTGATGTTTACGGCCAGTATTTAAAGGATTGTCAACGCATGCAGGAAATCGGGTTGAATTCAGTCAGAACATCGATTTCCTGGGCCCGTCTCTTGCCAGATGGAAAGACGGTCAACCCACAAGCAGTCGCGTTTTACCGGCAGTATTTTACCGCCATGCGTGATCATGGGGTCGAACCGATCATCAACCTGTTTCATTTTGACATGCCGATGTGGTTGATGGCGCGTGGTGGCTGGGAAAGTCGGGAAGCCATTGCCGCCTTTGCCTTTTACGCCCAGACATCATTTGAGTTGTTCGGTGATCTGGTTAAAAAATGGACGACCTTTAACGAGCCGCTTGTCCATGTGGAATGCGGCTACCTGCATCAGTATCACTACCCAGCAGTAGTCGATTTTAAGCGGGCTGTCCAGGTGGCTTATCATACCTTGCTTGCACATAAAGCAGCAGTCGCGAAGTTTAGAAACGCGCTGCCGTCTGGTGAGATCGGAATCATTTTGAATATTTCACCGACATATCCCAAAAGTGAAGCAACTGCGGACATGTTGGCAGCTAGGCGCTCGGATCTCCTGAACACGCGTAGTTTCCTGGATCCCGCAGTTTTGGGGACCATTCCGGATGAGCTAGTTGCGTTGTTAAGTGAAAATGAATTGCTGCCAGTGACGAAACCCGAAGATCAGGCACTGATTAAAGACCATATCGTGGATTTCATCGGCTTAAATTATTACCAACCGCGCCGAGTTCAGGCACCAACAGCTCCCAAAACGCCTGCGCAAATGCCGGCCGACTTTTATCAGCCGTATGATTGGCCCGCCAAAAAGATCAATCCTCATCGCGGCTGGGAAATCTATCCCAAAGCGCTTTACGATGTCGCCATGATGATGAAAAACGACTATCACAACATGCCATGGTACGTGAGCGAAAATGGTATGGGGGTCGCAAACGAAGAAGCTTTTATGGCGGACAATGGCGAGATTCAAGACGACTATCGCATCGCATTTATGAAAGAACACTTAAACTACTTGCACCAAGGTATTCGCGAAGGCAGCAACTGCTTTGGGTATCATGCTTGGACGTTCGTGGATTGCTGGTCGTGGTTAAATGGCTATAAGAATCGCTATGGGTTTTATCGGCTGGATTTAGCGACAGGCCAACGATCAATGAAGAAAAGTGGCCGCTGGATGGGGCAGGTCAGTGAAAACAATGGATTTTAG
- a CDS encoding glycoside hydrolase family 38 N-terminal domain-containing protein yields the protein MKRKVHVIHHTHWDFEWYFTANESLVQLAYHLDEVMQALEQQQISYYLLDGQMSILDDYLTSFPEQKERLMKLVKSGKLAIGPWYTQTDELIVRGESIVRNLNLGMTLAESLGGCMNVGYLPDSFGQSKDMPKIYNGVGIQQAVFWRGVPDDVTTQREFYWQAEDGSQVLTANIKDGYFVGVGLIYSDDAPALVKTIAAGATGADLLLPVGGDQRYIDFNLRDRMNLYRQVLPDTELEESNYPGFFEAIKENELPTITGEFISSAVSKIHRSIYSSRYDHKYLNDKVERRMIYQVEPLMVMAEKCGIPYKQGLLDRIWKLLNKNHAHDSAGGCNSDKTNLIITARYVEADQLSYSLVDYLTRKISESRVQVSEGELVIFNTLPWTTKKVIKCEVSTHFAAIALEKDGVTVPVECLQTRKESNRSIRRKEVADAPANAYFVHELLIEAEVPPLSFVAYQVVEKTRISANKLLAETAAVSIENEAYQVTFEAGELSLIDRKRKAAYQNFLAFEDSGDEGDTYDYSPPYVDDRYRLNLNGATCHTIRNQLMEKLIMTGEWQVAKDLKERQAKKRTQAIPYELTIELLKGSRQLQFHLELDNRACDHRMRVLIETPNQNAFSYSDTPFGTVKRAVEDPHIDDWQQLGWREEPTAIFPMLTYVNSHDATTSWTVFSKGIKEYQFIGEKFQTIALTLFRSVGYLGRPDLLRRPGVASGNEFKAIPTPDSQLQKKMRFKFALQLDHDFQPASLAKDYLDYAISNPHYQIQDLNRFTTTLKYFVSNPLDHQVPTPKGMTLDSETLVFSSLRKSNDEPGFDIRVYNPDLNREVDGGSIKGLRNVRYTFVDLRGHAVAETQEDDTILLGTFKPGEIKTVHIVE from the coding sequence GTGAAAAGAAAAGTTCATGTCATCCATCACACCCACTGGGACTTTGAATGGTATTTCACTGCCAACGAGTCACTGGTGCAGCTGGCTTATCATTTGGATGAAGTCATGCAAGCCTTAGAGCAACAGCAAATCAGTTACTATTTGCTGGATGGGCAGATGAGTATTCTTGATGATTATTTAACCAGTTTTCCAGAACAAAAAGAGCGGCTAATGAAGTTAGTCAAAAGCGGCAAACTCGCTATTGGCCCTTGGTATACGCAAACCGATGAATTAATCGTTCGCGGTGAATCGATTGTCAGAAATCTGAACCTGGGCATGACGTTAGCAGAATCATTAGGCGGCTGCATGAATGTTGGCTATTTGCCGGATTCTTTTGGGCAAAGTAAAGACATGCCCAAAATCTACAATGGGGTTGGCATTCAGCAAGCAGTCTTTTGGCGCGGGGTGCCTGACGATGTAACAACGCAGCGTGAATTTTACTGGCAGGCAGAGGATGGTTCCCAAGTCTTAACTGCGAATATCAAAGACGGCTATTTTGTGGGCGTTGGTCTGATTTATTCTGATGATGCGCCTGCCCTCGTCAAAACGATTGCGGCCGGTGCTACGGGTGCGGATTTACTGTTACCGGTCGGCGGCGATCAACGGTACATTGATTTCAATCTGCGCGATCGCATGAACCTGTATCGCCAAGTGCTTCCTGATACAGAGCTAGAAGAAAGCAATTACCCCGGGTTTTTTGAGGCAATTAAAGAAAACGAGCTACCAACAATCACCGGCGAATTTATTTCTAGTGCAGTCTCCAAGATCCATCGTTCCATTTACTCTTCTCGTTACGATCATAAATACTTAAATGATAAAGTGGAACGGCGCATGATTTATCAAGTGGAGCCGCTGATGGTGATGGCAGAAAAATGCGGAATCCCTTATAAGCAAGGTTTGCTAGATCGAATCTGGAAATTGCTGAATAAAAACCACGCACATGACTCTGCCGGCGGGTGTAATAGCGACAAAACGAATCTGATCATCACCGCGCGCTATGTTGAAGCAGATCAGCTTTCTTACTCATTAGTGGATTACCTGACCAGAAAAATTTCCGAATCGCGAGTTCAGGTATCCGAAGGCGAATTGGTGATTTTTAATACCTTGCCGTGGACGACTAAAAAGGTCATAAAATGTGAGGTATCGACTCACTTTGCCGCGATCGCACTTGAAAAAGACGGCGTGACGGTTCCGGTCGAATGTTTACAAACACGCAAAGAATCGAATCGTTCCATTCGCCGAAAAGAAGTGGCGGATGCACCAGCCAACGCTTATTTCGTTCATGAATTATTGATTGAAGCAGAAGTGCCGCCGCTTAGTTTTGTAGCGTATCAAGTGGTTGAAAAAACTCGCATATCCGCTAATAAACTGCTAGCTGAAACCGCGGCTGTTTCAATTGAAAATGAGGCGTATCAGGTGACCTTTGAGGCAGGCGAACTATCCTTAATCGACCGCAAACGCAAAGCCGCTTATCAGAACTTTTTGGCGTTTGAAGATAGCGGGGATGAAGGCGATACCTATGATTATTCGCCGCCTTATGTGGATGATCGGTATCGGCTCAATTTGAATGGTGCTACTTGTCACACGATCCGCAACCAACTAATGGAAAAACTCATTATGACCGGTGAGTGGCAAGTTGCCAAAGACCTAAAGGAACGCCAAGCTAAAAAGCGAACCCAGGCAATCCCTTATGAATTGACGATTGAACTATTAAAAGGCAGTCGCCAGCTTCAATTTCATTTGGAGCTCGACAATCGTGCGTGTGATCACCGGATGCGGGTGTTGATTGAGACACCGAATCAGAATGCCTTTTCATACTCGGACACGCCGTTTGGTACGGTGAAGCGAGCGGTTGAGGATCCTCATATTGACGATTGGCAACAACTGGGCTGGCGGGAAGAACCAACGGCAATTTTCCCAATGCTGACGTATGTAAACAGTCATGATGCGACAACCAGCTGGACAGTTTTTAGCAAAGGGATCAAAGAGTATCAATTCATCGGGGAAAAGTTTCAAACGATAGCCTTGACGCTGTTTCGCTCGGTCGGTTATCTCGGCCGGCCGGATCTGCTAAGACGGCCAGGGGTGGCTTCAGGCAATGAGTTTAAAGCCATTCCGACACCAGATAGTCAGTTGCAAAAGAAAATGCGCTTCAAATTCGCACTGCAGTTAGATCACGATTTTCAGCCAGCAAGCTTGGCAAAAGATTATCTCGACTATGCGATCAGCAACCCGCATTACCAGATCCAAGACCTGAATCGCTTTACCACAACGCTTAAGTATTTTGTCTCGAATCCCTTAGACCATCAAGTGCCAACACCAAAAGGAATGACGCTTGACAGTGAGACGCTGGTTTTCAGCTCATTACGCAAAAGTAACGACGAACCGGGCTTTGATATTCGGGTTTATAATCCGGATCTTAACCGGGAAGTGGACGGCGGCAGTATCAAAGGCTTGCGTAATGTGCGGTATACGTTTGTAGATCTAAGGGGTCATGCTGTCGCTGAAACCCAAGAAGATGATACGATTCTCCTAGGCACCTTTAAACCGGGTGAAATTAAAACGGTCCATATCGTTGAATGA
- the trpC gene encoding indole-3-glycerol phosphate synthase TrpC gives MILDDLVAATKIRLARHQQRQSLTELKRIVAHQPPTTKSDFLTILKQPGLHVIAEVKKASPSKGTIVADFPYMAIAQAYEQAGVDAISVLTEPDYFNGHLRYLKTISQQVSVPTLRKDFTIDPYMIYEAKANGASIILLIVAILTDQQLRTFRQLAENLGMQAIVEAYTAEEVTRALQSGAKIIGTNNRNLKNFQVDFTNSLKLRAMVPDSIPVIAESGIQTQQDVEKLAAAGFNAVLIGETLMRSKHKRELITAFRGI, from the coding sequence ATGATCTTAGATGATCTCGTGGCAGCAACCAAAATCCGCCTTGCTCGCCACCAACAACGCCAATCCTTAACTGAACTCAAACGCATCGTTGCCCATCAACCACCCACCACAAAATCAGACTTCCTCACCATCTTAAAGCAGCCTGGTTTACACGTTATCGCCGAGGTCAAAAAAGCTTCGCCATCAAAAGGAACGATCGTGGCGGATTTTCCTTATATGGCGATTGCTCAAGCTTACGAACAAGCCGGCGTCGATGCTATTTCCGTCCTCACTGAACCTGATTACTTCAACGGCCATCTTCGCTATTTAAAGACGATCAGCCAACAAGTCTCAGTGCCCACACTGCGTAAAGATTTTACGATTGATCCCTATATGATTTACGAAGCCAAGGCAAATGGTGCGTCCATTATTTTACTCATTGTTGCCATCTTAACTGATCAACAATTACGCACCTTCCGCCAACTCGCGGAGAATCTCGGCATGCAAGCCATTGTTGAAGCCTACACCGCCGAAGAAGTGACCCGTGCTTTGCAATCAGGCGCAAAAATCATCGGCACTAACAACCGGAATTTGAAAAATTTTCAGGTTGATTTTACAAACAGTCTGAAACTACGCGCCATGGTTCCTGACTCGATTCCTGTTATCGCCGAAAGCGGGATCCAAACGCAACAAGATGTCGAAAAGTTAGCTGCAGCCGGTTTCAACGCCGTCTTAATCGGTGAAACCCTCATGCGCTCCAAGCACAAGCGGGAATTAATTACGGCATTCAGGGGGATTTGA
- the trpD gene encoding anthranilate phosphoribosyltransferase, with protein MIKQAIEKVVNHEDLTFEESQAVLDEIMNGEASEVQTASLLTALTAKRPTIDEIAGAAASMRRHALAFPETKDVLEIVGTGGDHANTFNISTTSAIVVAATGTPVAKHGNRAASSKSGAADVLEALGLDINETPAVSYQSLQENNLAFLFAQEYHKLMKYVAPVRKQLGFRTIFNILGPLANPAHPTRQLLGVYDETLLEPLANVLKKLGVTNALVVHGRDGLDEMTTAAETAVVELSAGQLTQYTVTPEQFGFNRSQRADLVGGTPEENAQITQNILAGKHGPQRDIVLLNAGAALHLAHPELSIQDGIALAAETIDAGKAREELNHLRAFSAKRKDVVA; from the coding sequence ATGATCAAACAAGCTATTGAAAAAGTCGTCAACCATGAAGATTTAACGTTTGAAGAAAGCCAAGCTGTTTTGGATGAAATTATGAACGGCGAGGCGTCTGAAGTGCAAACTGCCAGTCTACTAACCGCGCTAACGGCTAAGCGACCGACGATTGATGAAATTGCCGGTGCAGCAGCTTCTATGCGGCGGCACGCACTCGCTTTTCCGGAAACCAAGGATGTTTTGGAAATTGTCGGAACCGGTGGCGATCATGCCAACACCTTTAATATTTCTACCACCAGCGCCATTGTTGTTGCGGCGACTGGAACGCCTGTTGCCAAACACGGTAATCGCGCGGCTTCATCCAAGAGCGGTGCCGCCGATGTACTTGAGGCTTTGGGCTTGGATATCAACGAAACGCCGGCTGTCAGTTATCAAAGCCTGCAGGAAAACAATTTAGCTTTTCTGTTCGCGCAGGAATATCACAAGTTGATGAAGTATGTCGCTCCCGTTAGAAAGCAGCTTGGTTTCCGAACTATTTTCAACATTCTCGGTCCGCTGGCAAATCCGGCTCACCCAACGCGCCAACTGCTTGGTGTCTACGATGAAACTTTGCTTGAGCCGTTAGCCAACGTCCTGAAAAAGCTCGGCGTCACCAATGCGCTGGTTGTTCATGGTCGTGACGGCCTTGATGAAATGACAACTGCCGCGGAAACAGCCGTGGTTGAACTAAGCGCTGGCCAACTCACCCAATACACGGTGACGCCGGAACAATTCGGCTTCAATCGCAGTCAGCGCGCCGATCTGGTCGGTGGCACGCCTGAAGAAAATGCGCAAATCACGCAAAATATTCTCGCCGGCAAGCACGGACCGCAACGTGACATTGTCTTACTAAACGCCGGTGCTGCCCTGCATCTGGCTCATCCGGAACTGAGCATTCAAGACGGCATCGCTCTCGCTGCGGAAACGATTGACGCTGGGAAGGCACGTGAAGAATTAAATCACCTGCGCGCCTTTTCTGCCAAACGTAAGGATGTGGTGGCATGA
- the trpB gene encoding tryptophan synthase subunit beta, with product MKTLNETAQPTNRAGRYGNDFGGQYIPETLMTELEKITAAFNTLKDDPQFKAELNDLLVNYANRPSLLYYAKNMTEDLGGAKIYLKREDLNHTGAHKINNVIGQALLAKHLGKIRLIAETGAGQHGVATATIAALMGMECEIFMGKEDTDRQKLNVYRMTLLGAKVHSVTSGSMVLKDAVNAALQEWASRSDDTFYVLGSAVGPAPFPEMVKHFQSVISIESKQQLQAKAGQLPDMIVACVGGGSNAIGSFAAYIDEPSVQLVGVEAAGKGVDTARTAATIERGSVGIFHGMKSLFMQNEDGQIDPVYSISAGLDYPGVGPEHAALAEAGRAQYVGITDDEAVQAFEYIARQEGIVAAIESCHAIAYVEKIAPTMAKDQIIICTLSGRGDKDVASIAKYKGVDVDE from the coding sequence ATGAAAACACTAAATGAAACTGCTCAACCTACAAACCGCGCCGGCCGCTATGGCAACGACTTTGGCGGCCAGTATATCCCGGAAACCTTAATGACCGAACTCGAAAAAATCACCGCGGCTTTCAACACTTTAAAAGACGACCCGCAATTCAAAGCCGAACTCAACGATTTGTTAGTCAATTATGCTAACCGACCATCGCTACTGTATTACGCCAAAAACATGACCGAAGACTTAGGCGGGGCCAAGATCTATCTCAAACGTGAGGATCTCAATCATACTGGTGCCCATAAAATCAACAATGTTATCGGACAAGCCTTACTCGCCAAGCATCTAGGCAAAATCCGGTTAATTGCCGAAACCGGCGCTGGCCAACACGGTGTTGCCACCGCAACGATTGCCGCTTTGATGGGCATGGAATGTGAAATTTTCATGGGAAAAGAAGACACTGACCGCCAAAAGTTAAATGTTTATCGCATGACCTTGCTCGGCGCCAAAGTCCATTCTGTCACCAGCGGCTCGATGGTGCTTAAAGACGCGGTCAACGCTGCCCTTCAGGAATGGGCCAGTCGCAGCGATGACACCTTTTATGTGCTTGGTTCAGCCGTGGGTCCAGCACCATTTCCGGAGATGGTCAAACATTTTCAAAGCGTCATTTCCATTGAATCCAAGCAACAACTGCAGGCTAAAGCAGGACAGCTGCCGGACATGATCGTAGCCTGTGTCGGCGGCGGCAGTAACGCCATTGGCAGTTTTGCCGCATACATTGATGAGCCTTCTGTACAACTGGTCGGCGTTGAAGCCGCTGGCAAAGGTGTTGATACGGCGCGAACCGCTGCTACGATCGAACGCGGCAGTGTCGGTATTTTCCACGGCATGAAATCCTTATTCATGCAAAACGAAGATGGACAAATCGATCCGGTTTACTCCATCTCTGCTGGTCTTGACTACCCCGGCGTTGGCCCGGAACACGCCGCCCTCGCCGAAGCAGGCCGTGCCCAATATGTTGGGATCACCGATGACGAAGCAGTTCAGGCATTTGAATACATCGCGAGACAAGAAGGCATTGTCGCGGCGATCGAAAGCTGCCACGCCATTGCTTACGTTGAAAAAATTGCCCCAACCATGGCCAAGGACCAAATCATCATCTGCACCTTATCCGGCCGCGGCGATAAAGATGTTGCTAGCATTGCCAAATACAAAGGAGTTGACGTTGATGAGTAA
- a CDS encoding ROK family protein: protein MSLGVFDIGGTTVKHGIWEHQQLSPVNAFPTPVTFDELLRNMAEIIRDAKRPLTGIAISAPGAVDQEKRKILGISAVPYIHQRPIFDELEQHLGLPVTIENDANCAGIAEVELGVGREAQNIVFVVLGTGVGGALFVNRQLYKGSHLFGGEIGLLKSQSQQIFSQTGTLVKVAQAYSEQVNRTVDGKMLYELSENGDTLAKSALDEMYQTIAKNLYNLQVLFDPEMIVLGGGISRRPTLAAELSGRLFEQLKKEGIEEIMPVVKCCHFHNDANLIGAAMNFQKIFPDQHRS, encoded by the coding sequence ATGAGTCTAGGGGTATTTGATATAGGCGGAACCACGGTTAAGCACGGCATTTGGGAGCATCAGCAGTTAAGCCCAGTCAACGCTTTTCCAACACCTGTCACATTTGATGAATTACTAAGAAATATGGCCGAAATTATCCGCGATGCCAAGCGCCCGCTAACAGGCATTGCAATCAGTGCACCAGGAGCAGTTGACCAAGAAAAGCGGAAAATACTAGGCATCAGCGCCGTGCCCTACATCCATCAACGGCCGATCTTTGATGAACTCGAACAACATCTCGGCTTGCCGGTGACAATCGAGAATGATGCCAACTGTGCAGGGATAGCCGAAGTAGAACTAGGTGTCGGCAGAGAAGCACAAAATATTGTCTTTGTTGTTCTGGGTACCGGAGTCGGCGGCGCACTTTTTGTTAATCGACAACTGTATAAAGGAAGTCATCTGTTTGGTGGAGAAATCGGCCTGCTGAAAAGTCAGAGTCAGCAAATCTTTAGTCAAACCGGAACCTTGGTCAAAGTCGCACAAGCTTATTCTGAACAAGTCAATCGTACGGTTGATGGAAAAATGCTCTATGAGTTAAGCGAAAATGGGGACACACTTGCAAAATCGGCGTTGGATGAAATGTATCAGACCATAGCAAAAAACCTCTATAATCTTCAAGTTCTATTCGACCCGGAAATGATTGTTTTAGGCGGCGGCATCTCTCGGCGGCCAACATTAGCAGCTGAACTTTCAGGGCGATTATTTGAGCAACTAAAAAAAGAAGGCATTGAGGAAATCATGCCTGTTGTCAAATGCTGCCATTTTCATAATGATGCCAATCTAATTGGGGCGGCGATGAACTTCCAGAAGATTTTCCCTGATCAGCATCGGAGTTAA